One window of the Rhodothermia bacterium genome contains the following:
- a CDS encoding serine/threonine protein phosphatase — protein MGFVAIGDIHGCRVTLEALLKEVAPNEDDILVFIGDYIDRGPDSKGVIDFLLEYRKSQTCVFLRGNHEQMLLDMLNGGMEALWLSNGGRDTMDSYRRAGFDNVPDEHVRFIQDTLFYYEAEDFLFVHGGLKPRFTVQQNLTLFDQEVFLWERSHLRTDFNEWEKTVICGHTPQPHVLMQTNLICIDTGCVFNYIPQFGTLSAIRLPDREIITVPNQERLFA, from the coding sequence ATGGGTTTCGTTGCAATCGGTGATATTCACGGCTGTCGAGTTACTTTAGAAGCCCTACTAAAAGAGGTAGCGCCCAACGAGGACGATATCTTGGTTTTTATTGGGGATTATATAGACCGAGGCCCGGACTCGAAAGGCGTTATAGATTTTTTGTTGGAATATCGCAAATCACAAACTTGCGTTTTTTTGCGTGGCAACCATGAGCAAATGCTTTTGGATATGCTTAATGGTGGTATGGAAGCGCTTTGGCTGTCTAATGGTGGAAGAGATACGATGGACAGCTATCGCCGTGCTGGTTTTGACAATGTTCCAGATGAGCACGTTCGATTTATTCAAGACACCCTTTTTTACTACGAAGCCGAAGATTTTTTATTTGTGCATGGAGGGCTTAAACCCCGCTTTACGGTTCAACAAAACCTCACCCTCTTTGATCAGGAGGTTTTTCTTTGGGAGCGTAGCCACCTCCGAACGGATTTTAACGAGTGGGAAAAAACCGTTATTTGTGGACATACCCCACAACCCCACGTCCTGATGCAAACAAATCTGATTTGTATAGATACGGGATGCGTGTTTAATTACATCCCACAATTCGGAACCCTTTCGGCTATTCGACTTCCTGACAGGGAAATCATCACTGTCCCGAACCAAGAACGTTTATTTGCCTAA
- the nusB gene encoding transcription antitermination factor NusB — protein MSTRRQARERVMQALYAYELSGSDAQEIIRTVLKRELDPAAHAFATSLFLQTINQSSETNEIIKLHTRNWELRRIALIDRILMRIAITELLGFPDIPPKVTINECIEVAKEYSTAQSGKFINGILDAILGELTKAGKISKTGRGLVDISTANPVRQKTVVRESE, from the coding sequence ATGAGTACCAGACGACAAGCACGGGAACGGGTTATGCAAGCCCTTTATGCCTATGAACTAAGCGGATCTGATGCACAAGAAATCATTCGGACGGTACTCAAACGAGAGCTGGATCCGGCTGCACATGCCTTCGCCACGAGTTTGTTCCTCCAAACGATTAACCAGTCATCAGAGACCAACGAGATTATCAAACTGCATACGAGGAATTGGGAACTACGCCGTATTGCATTAATAGATCGGATATTGATGCGAATTGCGATTACGGAGTTACTCGGATTCCCCGATATTCCACCCAAAGTAACCATTAATGAATGTATCGAAGTGGCTAAAGAGTACAGTACGGCACAAAGTGGCAAGTTTATTAATGGAATTCTCGATGCTATTTTAGGTGAACTGACCAAGGCTGGCAAGATTAGCAAAACTGGTCGCGGCCTTGTGGACATCTCCACCGCAAATCCCGTCCGCCAGAAAACGGTTGTTCGAGAATCGGAATAA